From one Desulforegulaceae bacterium genomic stretch:
- a CDS encoding thioredoxin fold domain-containing protein: MKFYKNLLVICFIFLLPCLSFSEFIPPENIIEKTRINLGKLNFVKTKAGINYLISDEGRYVFQGELFDIWNGRQINSVPEMDYLKNRIEFKFLGIKPEKMFGLQIGTGEKKAYVFSEPECYYCHKLAKEVKELSEVNNEFSVFFVIVPVLSKTSIEKTRKVFSIAQKDKNKAIECFINNSCENLNDEIKDENLNFDSIDYNRLVARVLSIDKFPFVVNPQGITSAGMPENIFFFLRQE; encoded by the coding sequence ATGAAATTTTACAAAAATTTGCTTGTGATTTGTTTTATTTTTCTTTTACCTTGTTTATCTTTTTCCGAATTTATTCCCCCTGAAAATATAATCGAAAAAACTAGAATCAACCTGGGTAAACTTAATTTTGTTAAAACAAAAGCCGGAATTAATTATCTTATTTCTGATGAGGGAAGATATGTTTTTCAAGGAGAGCTTTTTGATATTTGGAATGGAAGACAAATTAATTCAGTACCTGAAATGGATTATCTTAAAAACAGAATAGAGTTTAAGTTTTTAGGCATCAAACCGGAAAAAATGTTTGGGCTGCAAATAGGAACAGGTGAAAAAAAGGCCTATGTTTTTTCAGAGCCTGAATGTTATTATTGTCATAAGCTTGCAAAGGAAGTTAAAGAACTTTCAGAAGTAAATAATGAATTCAGTGTTTTTTTTGTAATTGTTCCTGTTCTTTCTAAAACCAGTATTGAAAAAACAAGGAAAGTTTTTTCAATTGCTCAAAAAGACAAAAATAAAGCAATTGAATGTTTTATAAACAACTCCTGTGAAAATTTAAATGATGAAATCAAAGATGAAAATTTAAATTTTGACTCAATAGATTACAATCGCCTTGTGGCAAGGGTTCTTTCAATTGATAAATTTCCCTTTGTTGTAAATCCTCAAGGAATAACAAGTGCTGGAATGCCTGAAAATATTTTCTTTTTTTTAAGGCAGGAATAA
- a CDS encoding bifunctional diguanylate cyclase/phosphodiesterase: MLFTKKDRVLEEKIKHLEKTNSYSAEMLEQALNLFDFSFKDRLTNKDYDKLNFLKDVESRIKKILPLKNISFFLVDESSSDFKLAYKSDCLKEADILREVERLVEDWTFARALREKRSVITSSLDPEIDLLLHVMTTSSRISGIFIGSFAKKEREKIPDISLLLLSITLLICSNFLESIELYEILRENNVLLEKTVKERTKQLRHRVYHDSLTLLPNRTFIIKKLKSILENKKISSTAFIKLDLDRFKEVNDNFGHRAGDFVLRVVSARIRESCRVHDIVGRLGGDEFAVVLPGIETEEESLEIASRILLNCEKTFVFDKQKFQIDISMGISLYPKDAENTSDLIRKANLALNKSKTDKSRISFYSKQYDNLDSFDIIIKTDLKEGLENDNIFPLFQPRYCFRSNRITGVEALARWKHPVHGLIPPGKFIPIAENTGNIKKLTEHILIKSLEQAEKWNEKGYDLTIGVNLSAIDLQSEKFPEKIIRIIQKFNVNPEKIEFEVTESVLMINQSLVISNLKYLNQLGFSIALDDFGTGFSSLSYLNMFPVDNIKIDLSFVRSMDVSLKNRQIVQAIISLGKSLKKKTTAEGVETKEINNLLYKMGCDCIQGYYFGKPMKAHEVEEMVNLNQAPLV; this comes from the coding sequence ATGCTTTTTACAAAAAAAGATCGGGTTTTGGAAGAAAAAATTAAACATCTTGAAAAAACAAACAGCTATTCTGCTGAAATGCTTGAGCAGGCCCTTAATCTTTTTGACTTTAGTTTTAAGGACAGGTTAACAAACAAAGATTATGATAAGTTAAATTTTTTAAAAGATGTTGAATCCAGAATAAAAAAAATTCTTCCTCTTAAAAATATTTCCTTTTTTCTTGTTGATGAAAGCAGCTCCGATTTCAAACTTGCCTATAAAAGCGATTGTTTAAAAGAAGCTGATATACTCCGGGAAGTTGAAAGGCTTGTAGAGGACTGGACATTTGCCAGGGCTTTAAGGGAAAAAAGGTCTGTAATTACCAGCTCTCTTGATCCTGAAATAGATCTTTTGCTCCATGTTATGACAACTTCTTCCAGAATAAGTGGAATATTTATAGGGAGCTTTGCAAAAAAGGAGAGGGAAAAAATTCCAGATATTTCCCTTCTTCTTCTTTCAATTACTCTTCTTATATGTTCAAATTTTCTTGAAAGTATTGAGTTGTACGAAATTTTAAGAGAAAATAATGTTTTACTTGAAAAGACTGTAAAAGAAAGGACAAAGCAACTAAGACACAGAGTTTACCACGATTCTCTTACCTTGCTTCCCAATAGAACTTTTATAATTAAAAAACTTAAATCAATTTTGGAAAATAAAAAAATCAGTTCCACAGCTTTTATAAAACTGGATCTGGATAGATTTAAGGAAGTTAATGATAATTTTGGGCATCGGGCCGGAGATTTTGTACTGAGGGTGGTTTCAGCAAGGATTAGAGAATCCTGCAGAGTTCATGATATTGTGGGCAGATTGGGGGGAGATGAGTTTGCTGTTGTTCTTCCTGGAATTGAAACAGAAGAAGAGTCTTTGGAAATAGCTTCAAGAATTTTGTTAAATTGTGAAAAAACCTTTGTTTTTGATAAGCAAAAATTTCAAATAGATATTTCAATGGGAATTTCTCTTTATCCAAAAGATGCTGAAAATACTTCAGATTTAATTCGTAAAGCTAATCTTGCTCTTAATAAATCAAAAACAGACAAAAGCAGAATCAGTTTTTACAGCAAACAATACGATAACCTTGATTCTTTTGATATTATTATAAAAACAGATCTCAAGGAAGGATTGGAAAATGATAATATTTTTCCATTATTTCAACCAAGATATTGTTTTAGGAGCAATAGAATAACAGGAGTTGAGGCTCTTGCAAGGTGGAAGCATCCTGTGCACGGACTGATTCCCCCTGGTAAATTTATTCCAATTGCTGAAAACACAGGGAATATAAAAAAACTGACAGAACATATACTTATTAAATCTCTTGAACAGGCAGAAAAATGGAATGAAAAAGGCTATGATCTTACTATTGGAGTGAACCTTTCTGCTATAGATCTTCAGAGTGAAAAGTTTCCTGAAAAAATCATTAGAATTATTCAAAAATTCAATGTAAATCCTGAAAAAATAGAGTTTGAAGTAACTGAAAGTGTTTTAATGATAAATCAAAGTCTTGTAATTTCAAATCTCAAATATCTTAATCAGCTTGGGTTTTCAATTGCTCTTGATGATTTTGGCACTGGTTTTTCCTCCCTAAGCTATCTTAATATGTTTCCAGTGGATAATATAAAAATTGATCTTTCTTTTGTTAGAAGTATGGACGTTTCTTTGAAAAACAGGCAAATTGTTCAAGCAATTATAAGCCTTGGTAAAAGTCTTAAAAAGAAAACAACTGCCGAAGGTGTTGAAACAAAAGAAATAAATAATCTCCTTTATAAAATGGGCTGTGATTGTATTCAGGGATATTACTTTGGAAAACCAATGAAAGCCCATGAGGTTGAGGAAATGGTCAATTTGAATCAAGCTCCTTTAGTTTAA
- a CDS encoding pilus assembly PilX N-terminal domain-containing protein: protein MKNLLIYKLSSGKNEKGSVLLTTVVIMLLLTIIGIASISTSSIDLQITRNYKVYKENLILADAAINEGQTLFIDFISTQPMFLEISNEKSEAWLNIDKVDGKYLSNTKSAFNTIEVDNILKDWGSLIKPDKLSIDPTASYVLFYKKISSDPSKDYEFVVLARSQKHGGNVVVEAGFSY from the coding sequence ATGAAAAATCTTTTAATTTACAAACTATCATCAGGTAAAAATGAAAAAGGCTCGGTTCTTTTAACCACTGTTGTTATAATGCTACTTCTAACAATAATTGGAATAGCTTCCATTTCAACCTCATCCATAGATTTACAGATAACCCGTAATTACAAAGTATATAAAGAAAATCTAATTCTTGCAGACGCAGCTATTAATGAAGGACAAACTCTTTTTATAGATTTTATATCCACTCAACCAATGTTTTTAGAAATTTCAAACGAAAAATCAGAAGCATGGCTGAATATAGATAAGGTGGATGGTAAATATTTATCTAATACCAAGTCCGCTTTTAATACAATTGAGGTTGATAATATTCTCAAGGATTGGGGTTCTTTAATAAAACCTGACAAACTTTCAATAGATCCAACTGCTAGTTATGTTCTTTTTTATAAAAAAATAAGCTCAGATCCCTCTAAGGATTACGAGTTTGTTGTTTTAGCCCGTTCTCAAAAACACGGGGGTAATGTAGTTGTTGAAGCTGGCTTTTCCTATTAA
- a CDS encoding PilC/PilY family type IV pilus protein, which produces MIFNKLIKKTIFFLGFGFICLNSFSAFAANSDYAALPPFISADVKPNVLFVMDFSGSMQAPAYYGSHKKYYNSNVSYCGSSDREYDKTKKYYGYFDSYKFYKYNESEEYWEINPSGTGKDVPTSYTDSVSGNFFNFILMSRVDAAFKGLFGGKGKCYSTYCILEPQGARRIIKISNYEERKFEIAPENYSSGNYLDKKMRFKIGKKWVYAGVKVDKEDRKGIIQENFNKVRFGFMAYANSGNKNVKEGKIKFGLHEKNMDTLIEQFEKSLPYNGTHTGEALREAHYYLSQSYTTHNFWYETSFESKMKDYNSSYFAPETEKDPYYEKNSNGNLEAAWCRKSYVVLISDGEYNDGALDPYKPAHNLHLNDLRTEDDFPGKQNAEVYSLFAFSDDEKGQNSMKTVAAFGKYEDLDGCSSDKPYDFDKVKDSRTFEFPTDNCNPKGKYNNCCKEWDKDGDGVPDNYFEASDGDAMASAFTAIFSEIRHGASSGTAVTSLTSRVSGGSVLGQAAFYPNKEFENKKEINWASDFVANWYLNDYFKNASGVTEIVQNIREDTNKNYILNIEEDRIIEYLVENDSLKVNYYKSNKHGVKADTDPEGSHSSLQKVNNLFDCGEKLKTTKPEDRKIWGVDKDDKLKEFKDSNSHLFKSNLGNAGYEPCLLDQAGNPDFKKLINYTRGKDFDGCRLRTTSDSFSENVWKLGDIIYSTPTIVGYGDYSMVYLGSNSGMLHAFRLGYLKSTGDKLNPSEICDKKSVDCTQVKIGKEEWAFVPKDSMPYLRYLASPDYEHIYTVDLAPYIVNTDSQIILIGGMRLGGGTENGLIKPPSDTGTVGRSAYFALDITDPQNPKYLWRYAPDELGFSYSGPAYVKRKLTDGKYKHFLIFASGTTGYDGTSVQPLSIFTIDLLTGAELKKHSTGIENAFGGSLFTDGLDIDNDGQTDFVFLGYTDNANGKNDDKYKKMGGGIIKIHTGSASPSEWEYDTSFFEGAKGNPVTASILVSRCFTNLTKYPYVYFGTGRYFVPNDDTQKGSENRNYLYGIPFPFNEKNESKIIGTKSIKKANDLKCSDLDDIKSGNLGWKIPLDLNDSPYLRERCYSDAVIGSNNLVFFNTAMPTNAVCECGGQSRSWALNCATGKTILKSLCSVSDDDNDPFTINPKTKFRYLIQLSRGDIKDYGQDDFNNGGLIGFVPGVPPPSAGNLMEPRQSEVNYWKLWRQ; this is translated from the coding sequence ATGATATTTAATAAATTGATTAAAAAAACAATTTTTTTCCTTGGATTTGGTTTTATTTGTCTTAATAGTTTTTCTGCCTTTGCCGCAAATTCAGATTATGCTGCTCTTCCCCCTTTTATAAGTGCTGATGTTAAGCCTAATGTTTTGTTTGTTATGGACTTTTCGGGGAGTATGCAGGCTCCTGCTTATTATGGAAGTCATAAAAAATATTACAACAGTAATGTTTCCTATTGTGGGAGTTCGGATCGAGAATATGACAAGACAAAAAAATATTACGGGTATTTTGATTCATACAAATTTTACAAATATAATGAGAGCGAAGAATATTGGGAAATTAATCCTTCAGGAACTGGAAAAGATGTACCAACTTCCTACACTGACAGTGTGTCTGGTAATTTTTTTAATTTTATTCTGATGTCAAGAGTAGATGCTGCATTTAAGGGTCTTTTTGGAGGAAAAGGAAAATGTTATTCAACTTATTGCATCTTAGAACCTCAGGGTGCAAGAAGAATAATTAAAATAAGTAATTATGAGGAAAGGAAGTTTGAAATTGCTCCTGAAAATTACAGCAGCGGTAATTATTTAGATAAAAAAATGCGATTTAAAATTGGAAAGAAGTGGGTTTATGCAGGTGTTAAAGTAGATAAAGAAGACAGAAAAGGAATAATTCAGGAGAATTTTAATAAGGTCAGATTTGGTTTTATGGCCTATGCAAATAGCGGTAATAAAAATGTTAAAGAGGGGAAAATTAAGTTCGGGCTTCATGAAAAAAATATGGATACATTAATTGAACAATTTGAAAAATCTCTTCCGTATAATGGAACTCATACAGGAGAGGCTCTAAGAGAAGCTCATTATTACCTTAGCCAGAGTTATACTACTCATAATTTTTGGTATGAAACTTCTTTTGAATCTAAGATGAAAGACTATAATAGTTCATATTTTGCTCCGGAAACTGAAAAAGATCCATATTATGAAAAAAATTCCAATGGTAATTTAGAGGCTGCCTGGTGCAGAAAAAGCTATGTAGTTTTAATTTCAGATGGTGAATATAATGATGGAGCTTTAGATCCTTATAAACCTGCACACAATCTTCATTTAAATGATTTAAGAACTGAAGATGATTTTCCGGGCAAACAAAATGCAGAGGTTTATTCCCTTTTTGCTTTTTCAGATGATGAAAAAGGTCAAAATTCCATGAAAACTGTTGCAGCCTTTGGTAAATACGAAGACTTGGACGGTTGTTCCTCTGATAAACCCTACGATTTTGATAAAGTCAAAGATAGTAGGACGTTTGAATTTCCTACGGATAATTGCAATCCTAAAGGCAAATATAACAACTGCTGCAAAGAATGGGATAAAGATGGAGATGGAGTCCCGGATAATTATTTTGAAGCCAGTGACGGAGATGCAATGGCAAGTGCTTTTACAGCAATTTTTAGCGAAATTCGCCACGGAGCATCTTCAGGAACTGCTGTAACTTCACTTACATCAAGGGTTTCAGGGGGGTCAGTTCTTGGCCAGGCTGCTTTTTATCCAAATAAAGAATTTGAGAATAAAAAAGAGATAAACTGGGCAAGTGATTTTGTTGCCAATTGGTATTTGAACGATTATTTTAAAAATGCTTCAGGTGTAACAGAAATAGTTCAAAATATAAGGGAAGATACAAATAAAAATTATATTCTTAATATTGAAGAAGACAGGATAATTGAATATTTAGTGGAAAATGATTCTCTCAAGGTTAATTATTATAAGTCAAATAAACATGGAGTTAAAGCAGATACAGATCCTGAAGGTTCTCATTCAAGTCTTCAGAAGGTTAATAATCTTTTTGATTGCGGAGAAAAGTTAAAAACAACCAAACCAGAGGACAGAAAAATTTGGGGAGTGGATAAAGACGATAAACTGAAAGAATTTAAGGATTCCAATAGTCATTTGTTCAAGTCAAATTTAGGAAATGCTGGTTATGAGCCATGCCTTTTGGACCAAGCTGGAAACCCTGATTTTAAAAAGCTTATAAATTATACAAGGGGCAAAGATTTTGATGGATGCCGCTTAAGAACAACCAGTGATTCTTTTTCAGAAAATGTGTGGAAACTAGGAGATATTATTTATTCTACACCAACTATAGTAGGCTATGGTGATTATTCAATGGTCTATCTTGGAAGCAACTCCGGAATGCTCCATGCTTTTAGACTGGGATATTTAAAAAGTACAGGAGACAAACTTAATCCCTCAGAAATTTGTGATAAAAAGTCTGTGGACTGCACCCAGGTTAAAATCGGTAAAGAGGAGTGGGCTTTTGTTCCTAAAGATTCAATGCCTTACCTTCGTTACCTGGCATCACCTGATTATGAACATATTTATACTGTTGATCTGGCACCATACATAGTCAATACAGACTCACAAATAATACTTATAGGCGGAATGAGATTGGGCGGGGGGACAGAAAATGGTTTAATTAAACCTCCTTCAGATACTGGAACTGTGGGGCGTTCAGCATATTTTGCTTTAGACATTACCGATCCTCAGAATCCTAAATATCTTTGGAGATACGCTCCTGATGAACTTGGTTTTTCATATTCAGGGCCAGCTTATGTAAAAAGAAAATTAACAGATGGAAAATACAAGCATTTTTTAATTTTTGCATCAGGCACTACAGGATATGATGGCACTTCAGTTCAGCCCCTTTCAATCTTTACAATTGATCTTTTAACAGGGGCAGAATTAAAAAAACATTCAACAGGTATAGAAAATGCCTTTGGAGGAAGCCTTTTTACAGATGGCCTGGATATAGATAATGACGGACAGACAGATTTTGTTTTTCTTGGTTATACAGATAATGCCAATGGAAAAAATGATGATAAGTATAAAAAAATGGGTGGCGGGATAATTAAAATACACACAGGTTCAGCCAGCCCCTCTGAGTGGGAATATGATACTAGTTTTTTTGAAGGGGCAAAAGGGAACCCTGTTACAGCTTCTATTCTTGTGTCCAGATGCTTTACCAACCTGACCAAGTATCCGTATGTTTATTTTGGTACAGGCAGATATTTTGTTCCAAATGATGACACTCAGAAAGGTTCGGAAAACAGGAATTATTTGTATGGAATCCCATTTCCATTTAATGAAAAAAACGAGTCAAAAATTATAGGAACTAAATCAATTAAGAAAGCAAATGATCTTAAATGCAGCGATCTTGATGATATAAAATCTGGAAATCTTGGGTGGAAAATCCCTTTGGATTTAAATGATTCACCATATTTAAGGGAAAGATGTTATTCAGATGCTGTAATCGGAAGTAATAATCTTGTGTTTTTTAACACAGCCATGCCTACCAATGCAGTTTGTGAATGCGGAGGGCAGTCAAGATCCTGGGCTTTAAATTGTGCCACAGGCAAGACGATTTTAAAAAGCTTATGTAGTGTTAGCGATGATGACAACGATCCATTTACAATCAATCCTAAAACAAAATTCAGGTATCTTATTCAGCTTTCAAGGGGTGATATAAAAGACTATGGCCAAGATGATTTTAATAATGGTGGTTTAATTGGTTTTGTTCCTGGAGTTCCCCCCCCTTCTGCTGGAAATCTTATGGAACCTCGTCAGTCAGAAGTTAATTATTGGAAATTGTGGAGGCAGTAA
- a CDS encoding prepilin-type N-terminal cleavage/methylation domain-containing protein, whose amino-acid sequence MLKNNESGFTLVEVLFAMALFSIGLFALSMMQAHFAKGLADSRSIVHATDIAMNKIEELSNSDSTNDDFKLTLDPNSPHKEVKKAGNRSYDLQWTVNKNNNPGLILDIEIKVSWKEGERDHFLSFPWVKGF is encoded by the coding sequence GTTGAAGTTCTTTTTGCAATGGCTTTGTTTTCAATTGGCCTTTTTGCTCTTAGCATGATGCAGGCTCATTTTGCAAAAGGTCTTGCTGACTCACGAAGTATAGTCCATGCCACTGATATTGCCATGAATAAAATAGAGGAATTGTCCAACTCAGACTCTACTAATGACGATTTCAAATTAACCCTTGACCCAAACTCTCCCCATAAGGAAGTAAAAAAAGCTGGCAATAGAAGTTATGATCTTCAATGGACTGTTAATAAAAATAACAATCCTGGCTTAATTTTAGATATAGAGATTAAAGTTTCCTGGAAAGAGGGCGAACGTGATCATTTTTTAAGTTTTCCCTGGGTAAAAGGTTTCTAA
- a CDS encoding HDOD domain-containing protein, with translation MAKISTSDLVPGMIVKKDIKDRNGRVLLNKDSIVKISHLRILKMWGVYEVDIVFKEDLKEKSFGENLRLEGLAKRLNARFCRSNIDNPCIKKLIKLLLPYENQMNISGLKNFIHNFPSNEDIEIYDKVTLEDFVNNEEGLSVFPDVFFKLMEVLDDPRKNASDIAKVIEKDPSLALGTLRLVNSSFYGFSKKIDSIYNAVIILGIRQLGFLAMGFSVIKTFKGIPSKYIDMKKLWIYSLAVGLCSKIIARQADCQDYNQIFVGGLIHDIGKLVILKRMPLKTMFIIKKAWEKDLFLFEAEKKYLGFTHCEVGAKICLKSKLPDLLTDIVKNHHNPRKSKFPLQCSVVHLAELIVNAAELGFSCEKLIFSLDDYSWGILGLSPNSIPVIIRDLKVEMRTVLEFLS, from the coding sequence ATGGCAAAAATATCAACATCCGATCTCGTTCCAGGAATGATTGTAAAAAAAGATATTAAAGACAGAAACGGGCGGGTGCTTTTAAATAAAGATTCAATAGTAAAAATTTCCCATCTTCGCATACTCAAAATGTGGGGAGTTTATGAGGTTGATATTGTTTTTAAAGAAGATTTAAAAGAAAAGAGTTTTGGAGAAAATCTAAGATTAGAAGGATTAGCCAAAAGATTAAATGCCCGTTTTTGTCGTTCAAATATAGATAATCCTTGTATAAAAAAATTAATTAAACTTCTTTTGCCCTATGAAAATCAAATGAATATTTCCGGGCTCAAAAATTTTATTCATAATTTTCCATCAAATGAAGATATTGAAATCTATGATAAAGTAACCCTGGAAGATTTTGTTAACAATGAAGAAGGACTTTCTGTTTTTCCTGATGTTTTTTTTAAACTAATGGAAGTTCTTGATGACCCAAGAAAAAATGCTTCTGACATTGCAAAAGTTATTGAAAAAGATCCTTCTCTTGCTCTTGGTACTTTAAGGCTTGTTAATAGTTCGTTTTATGGGTTTTCTAAAAAAATTGATTCAATTTACAATGCTGTTATTATTTTGGGAATAAGGCAGTTAGGTTTCCTTGCAATGGGTTTTTCAGTGATTAAAACTTTTAAGGGAATTCCTTCAAAATATATAGATATGAAAAAACTATGGATTTATTCTCTTGCTGTTGGGCTTTGTTCAAAAATTATTGCAAGACAGGCTGATTGTCAGGATTACAACCAGATTTTTGTTGGAGGTCTTATTCATGATATAGGTAAACTTGTGATTTTGAAAAGAATGCCTTTAAAAACAATGTTTATAATTAAAAAAGCCTGGGAAAAGGATTTGTTTCTCTTTGAAGCAGAGAAAAAATATCTTGGCTTTACCCATTGTGAAGTTGGAGCAAAAATCTGTTTAAAATCAAAACTCCCTGATTTATTAACAGATATTGTAAAAAACCATCATAATCCAAGGAAGTCTAAATTTCCTTTGCAATGTTCTGTAGTCCATCTTGCAGAACTAATAGTCAATGCGGCTGAACTTGGTTTTTCTTGTGAAAAGCTGATTTTTTCTCTTGACGATTACTCATGGGGTATCTTAGGGTTATCTCCAAACTCTATTCCAGTAATAATAAGGGATCTCAAGGTTGAAATGCGAACAGTTCTTGAATTTTTAAGTTAG